One Paracidovorax avenae ATCC 19860 genomic region harbors:
- a CDS encoding TauD/TfdA dioxygenase family protein: MSAVLSRTAEAFPPPQNDAPPQGFEIRPLPGAPLGAEVLGLDLSRPLGDADFARLHQAHLDHHVVVFRDQRITPRQHIDFSRRFGPLQIHVLKNFQLADHPEILVVSNIKDASGQPIGLGDAGHYWHSDLSYKERPSLGSLLHAQELPGEGGDTLFADQHAAYDALPAALRRVIGPLRAEHSYLARYEELRARSPWRPALTPAQIAEVAPAVHPVVRTHPETGRRALFVNEHFTTRIVGLPEDESRALLAELFAAAVKPEFVYRHVWQPHDLVFWDNRSVQHLAAGTPDSERRKLYRTTVEGDLPL; encoded by the coding sequence ATGTCCGCAGTCCTGTCTCGCACCGCCGAAGCCTTCCCGCCTCCACAGAACGACGCGCCGCCGCAAGGCTTCGAAATCCGCCCGCTCCCTGGTGCACCGCTGGGCGCCGAGGTGCTGGGGCTGGACCTGTCTCGCCCGCTCGGCGATGCGGACTTCGCCCGCCTGCACCAGGCGCACCTCGACCACCACGTGGTGGTGTTCCGCGACCAGCGCATCACGCCGCGCCAGCACATCGATTTCAGCCGCCGCTTCGGGCCGCTGCAGATCCACGTGCTGAAGAACTTCCAGCTGGCGGACCATCCGGAAATCCTCGTCGTCTCCAACATCAAGGACGCGAGCGGCCAGCCGATCGGGCTGGGCGATGCCGGCCACTACTGGCATTCGGACCTGTCGTACAAGGAGCGGCCCAGCCTGGGCTCGCTGCTGCACGCGCAGGAGCTGCCCGGCGAGGGCGGCGACACGCTGTTCGCCGACCAGCACGCCGCCTACGACGCGCTGCCCGCGGCCCTGCGGCGCGTGATCGGCCCCCTGCGCGCGGAGCACAGCTACCTGGCCAGGTACGAGGAGCTGCGCGCGCGCAGCCCCTGGCGCCCCGCACTCACGCCCGCGCAGATCGCCGAGGTGGCGCCCGCAGTCCATCCCGTGGTGCGCACGCACCCGGAGACGGGGCGCCGCGCGCTGTTCGTGAACGAGCACTTCACCACCCGCATCGTCGGCCTGCCCGAGGACGAGAGCCGGGCGTTGCTGGCCGAACTCTTTGCCGCGGCCGTCAAGCCGGAGTTCGTCTACCGCCATGTGTGGCAGCCGCACGACCTGGTGTTCTGGGACAACCGCTCCGTGCAGCACCTGGCCGCGGGCACGCCGGACAGCGAGCGCCGCAAGCTCTACCGTACGACCGTGGAGGGGGATCTCCCCTTGTAG
- a CDS encoding TauD/TfdA dioxygenase family protein, whose product MSLVSDESIDASFGDLRIRRVAGALGGEVLDLELSAGLDDATIGHLTAALVRHKVLFFRGQHQLDDARHQAFGERLGRTVSHPTVPAREGTRIFELDASKGGGRADSWHTDVTFLDAFPKYGILRAVTVPAYGGDTVWANTAAAYERLPEDLKRLADSLWAVHSNNYDYGADRLVVDETRLRHHRDVFASEVYEAEHPLVHVHPVSGERALLLGHFIQRIQGFSSTESARLFELLQNRVTRLENTVRWSWRQNDVAIWDNRATQHIAVNDYGRQPRVVRRVTVHGDPAVAVDGRKSRTRRRPEATNDAHIDTLIATTA is encoded by the coding sequence GTGAGCCTTGTTTCCGACGAATCGATCGATGCCTCTTTCGGCGACCTGCGCATCCGCCGCGTGGCGGGCGCCCTGGGCGGCGAGGTGCTGGACCTGGAGCTGTCCGCCGGCCTGGACGACGCCACCATCGGCCACCTCACCGCCGCGCTCGTGCGCCACAAGGTACTGTTCTTCCGCGGCCAGCACCAGCTCGACGATGCGCGCCACCAGGCGTTCGGCGAGCGCCTGGGCCGGACGGTGTCGCACCCTACGGTGCCGGCGCGCGAAGGCACGCGCATCTTCGAGCTGGATGCCTCCAAGGGCGGCGGCCGCGCCGATTCCTGGCACACCGACGTGACCTTCCTCGACGCGTTCCCCAAGTACGGCATCCTGCGCGCCGTCACCGTGCCGGCCTATGGCGGCGACACCGTCTGGGCCAACACCGCCGCGGCCTACGAGCGCCTGCCCGAAGACCTCAAGCGCCTGGCCGACAGCCTCTGGGCCGTGCACAGCAACAACTACGACTACGGCGCAGACCGCCTGGTGGTCGACGAAACGCGCCTGCGCCACCACCGCGACGTGTTCGCCTCCGAGGTGTACGAAGCCGAGCATCCGCTGGTGCACGTGCACCCGGTGTCGGGCGAGCGCGCGCTGCTGCTGGGCCACTTCATCCAGCGCATCCAGGGCTTCTCGTCCACCGAATCGGCGCGGCTCTTCGAACTGCTGCAGAACCGCGTGACGCGGCTGGAGAACACCGTGCGCTGGAGCTGGCGGCAGAACGACGTGGCCATCTGGGACAACCGCGCCACGCAGCACATCGCCGTCAACGACTACGGCCGGCAGCCGCGCGTGGTGCGCCGGGTGACCGTGCACGGCGACCCCGCCGTGGCGGTGGACGGCCGCAAGAGCCGCACGCGCCGCCGCCCCGAGGCGACGAACGACGCGCACATCGACACGCTGATCGCGACCACCGCCTGA
- a CDS encoding ABC transporter substrate-binding protein: protein MTQRRHLLQAATGIGASLLLPGLAAHAQPGGARRFQGTTLNVSTFSAAYPKLLQQWLPEFEALSGAKVNFDAPSFPVYNQRADLELSTKGSAYDVVNVTFIYSSRWIDSGWLTPLDEFIASPQHTPDDWDVNDFLSGARAPETGRDGKLYGIPWTAEALLSVSSRFDLVQQAGLAFPDTTDDLVKVLRAVNKKERVAGFVSDNHYGWTFVPYLHAFGGDVFRKAPDDLFPTLDTPEAVAAADYYANLIREFGPDGAITYQPDQVTQALKLGRVNFSDAGQLHLAQLGDAATSKTLKTVKFGFVPKGPAGRFPGTAVHGLGIPAGSRNKEAAWAFIQWALSKQTTRRAVAAGYGSPARRSDIDSPEFRSRQRINGSDLAQLSLDSISQAERTGHMKYRTVAVYPQVDQQLNKAIALIASGQANARQAMQQAQAQSIAELRRAGQKI from the coding sequence ATGACGCAACGCCGCCACCTCCTGCAAGCCGCCACCGGCATCGGGGCCTCCCTTCTGCTGCCGGGCCTCGCTGCCCACGCCCAGCCCGGCGGCGCGCGCCGCTTCCAGGGCACGACACTGAACGTCTCCACGTTCAGCGCCGCCTATCCCAAGCTGCTGCAGCAGTGGCTGCCGGAGTTCGAGGCGCTGTCGGGAGCGAAGGTGAATTTCGACGCGCCCTCGTTCCCGGTCTACAACCAGCGCGCCGATCTGGAGCTGTCCACCAAGGGCTCGGCGTACGACGTGGTGAACGTGACCTTCATCTACTCCAGCCGCTGGATCGATTCCGGCTGGCTCACGCCGCTGGACGAATTCATCGCCAGCCCGCAGCACACGCCGGACGACTGGGACGTGAACGACTTCCTGAGCGGAGCGCGCGCGCCGGAGACGGGCCGCGACGGCAAGCTCTACGGCATCCCGTGGACGGCCGAGGCGCTGCTGTCGGTGTCGTCGCGGTTCGATCTCGTGCAGCAGGCGGGCCTGGCCTTCCCCGACACCACCGACGACCTCGTGAAGGTGCTGCGCGCCGTGAACAAGAAGGAGCGCGTGGCGGGCTTCGTGTCCGACAACCACTACGGCTGGACCTTCGTGCCCTACCTGCACGCCTTCGGCGGCGACGTGTTCCGCAAGGCGCCCGACGATCTCTTTCCCACGCTGGACACGCCCGAGGCCGTGGCCGCCGCCGACTACTACGCGAACCTGATCCGCGAGTTCGGCCCCGACGGTGCGATCACCTACCAGCCGGACCAGGTCACGCAGGCGCTCAAGCTCGGGCGCGTCAACTTCTCCGACGCGGGCCAGCTGCACCTCGCGCAACTGGGCGACGCGGCCACCAGCAAGACGCTCAAGACGGTGAAATTCGGTTTCGTGCCGAAGGGCCCCGCCGGGCGGTTCCCGGGCACCGCCGTGCACGGCCTGGGCATTCCCGCCGGGTCGCGCAACAAGGAGGCCGCCTGGGCCTTCATCCAGTGGGCGCTCTCCAAACAGACCACGCGGCGCGCCGTGGCGGCCGGCTACGGCTCGCCCGCGCGCCGCTCCGACATCGACTCGCCCGAATTCCGCAGCCGCCAGCGCATCAACGGCAGCGACCTCGCCCAGCTGTCGCTCGACTCGATCAGCCAGGCCGAGCGCACCGGCCACATGAAGTACCGCACCGTGGCGGTCTATCCGCAGGTGGACCAGCAGCTCAACAAGGCCATTGCGCTCATCGCCTCGGGCCAGGCGAATGCGCGGCAGGCGATGCAGCAGGCGCAGGCGCAGTCCATCGCCGAGCTGCGCCGCGCGGGCCAGAAGATCTGA
- a CDS encoding carbohydrate ABC transporter permease, protein MGAANALAAPATPGPQASPASRGWQAARRRAFAFGLAPALVVLLAITLVPAAALVVASLTPLSLTDPAGTFHFRDPLGNYRHLLEDARFLGSIATQLKLSAASVVLQLAVGLGLALLLNGPSRVLGAVRGAFLIPMVLPPIVVALIWKILFTPDVSPLHRALEAAGWPVRSLIANPDTALWAIAFAETWQWFPFTMLMVLAALQMMPADPLEAASLDGANRWQLFRYIVFPHIRPVLVVCGLFRLIDSFKAFPLIFVLTDGGPGTVTEVTNYYGFIQAFNFSYWGYASAIATVILAGVFGLSWLVGRLGWNDHGKH, encoded by the coding sequence ATGGGCGCCGCCAACGCACTCGCCGCACCCGCAACGCCGGGGCCCCAGGCATCGCCCGCTTCCCGGGGCTGGCAGGCCGCGCGCCGGCGCGCCTTCGCGTTCGGGCTGGCGCCGGCGCTCGTCGTGCTGCTGGCCATCACCCTGGTGCCGGCCGCGGCGCTGGTGGTGGCCAGCCTCACGCCGTTGAGCCTCACCGACCCGGCGGGCACCTTCCACTTCCGCGATCCGCTGGGCAACTACCGGCATCTGCTGGAAGACGCGCGCTTCCTCGGCTCCATCGCCACGCAGCTCAAGCTCTCGGCCGCCAGCGTGGTGCTGCAGTTGGCCGTGGGCCTGGGGCTGGCTCTGCTGCTGAACGGTCCGTCCCGCGTGCTGGGCGCCGTGCGCGGGGCCTTCCTGATTCCCATGGTGCTGCCGCCCATCGTGGTGGCGCTGATCTGGAAGATTTTGTTCACGCCCGACGTGAGCCCGCTGCACCGCGCGCTGGAGGCCGCCGGCTGGCCGGTGCGCTCCCTCATTGCCAACCCGGACACCGCCCTCTGGGCCATCGCCTTCGCCGAGACCTGGCAGTGGTTCCCCTTCACCATGCTGATGGTGCTGGCGGCGCTGCAGATGATGCCCGCCGACCCGCTGGAGGCCGCGAGCCTCGACGGCGCCAACCGCTGGCAGCTGTTCCGCTACATCGTGTTCCCGCACATCCGCCCGGTGCTGGTGGTGTGCGGCCTGTTCCGGCTGATCGACAGCTTCAAGGCATTTCCGCTGATCTTCGTGCTGACCGACGGCGGCCCCGGCACGGTGACCGAGGTGACCAACTACTACGGCTTCATCCAGGCCTTCAACTTCTCCTACTGGGGCTACGCCAGCGCCATCGCCACCGTGATCCTGGCGGGCGTGTTCGGCCTGAGCTGGCTGGTGGGGCGACTGGGGTGGAACGACCATGGCAAGCACTGA
- a CDS encoding carbohydrate ABC transporter permease — MASTDAALPIAARDDAPAEHHAHTRTHTRTGWLRRHGRTAAALVLLALTLFPFLWLVHLAFKPAADLFEDSLLFVPTLDGFRALLQGNFPRSFLNSLAVSTLSTAMSLAIGVPAAYALTRWQFPGRRHVALWILVTRMAPPIAFTIPFFLAYRWLGLQDTIFGLALVYLTFNLAIVIWLMQTFFEAVPTALEEAAYIDGCGVWQAFWRITLPLAAPGVAATAVLCFIFAWNDFFYALILTRTQAVTAPVAIVNFLQYEGWEWSKIAAGGTLVMFPVVVFTVLVRKYLVRGLTAGGVKD, encoded by the coding sequence ATGGCAAGCACTGACGCAGCCCTGCCGATCGCGGCGCGGGACGATGCCCCCGCCGAGCACCATGCACACACGCGCACGCACACGCGCACGGGCTGGCTGCGCCGCCACGGCCGCACCGCCGCCGCGCTGGTGCTGCTGGCGTTGACGCTGTTCCCGTTCCTCTGGCTGGTGCACCTGGCCTTCAAGCCGGCCGCCGACCTGTTCGAGGACAGCCTGCTGTTCGTACCCACGCTGGACGGCTTCCGCGCCCTGCTGCAAGGCAATTTCCCGCGGTCGTTCCTCAACAGCCTGGCGGTGAGCACGCTCTCCACGGCGATGTCGCTGGCCATCGGCGTGCCCGCGGCCTATGCGCTCACGCGCTGGCAGTTCCCGGGGCGCCGGCACGTGGCGCTGTGGATTCTGGTGACGCGCATGGCGCCGCCCATCGCCTTCACCATTCCGTTCTTCCTCGCCTACCGCTGGCTGGGACTGCAGGACACCATTTTCGGCCTTGCGCTGGTGTACCTCACCTTCAACCTCGCCATCGTCATCTGGCTCATGCAGACCTTCTTCGAAGCGGTGCCCACCGCGCTCGAAGAAGCCGCCTACATCGACGGCTGCGGCGTGTGGCAGGCGTTCTGGCGCATCACCCTGCCGCTGGCCGCGCCGGGCGTGGCGGCCACGGCGGTGCTGTGCTTCATCTTCGCGTGGAACGACTTCTTCTACGCCCTCATCCTCACCCGCACGCAGGCGGTGACGGCCCCCGTGGCCATCGTCAATTTCCTGCAGTACGAGGGCTGGGAGTGGTCCAAGATCGCCGCGGGCGGCACGCTGGTGATGTTCCCGGTGGTGGTGTTCACCGTGCTGGTGCGCAAGTACCTCGTGCGCGGCCTCACGGCGGGCGGCGTCAAGGACTAA
- a CDS encoding ABC transporter ATP-binding protein: protein MAALTLHQITKHYGDTPVIHGVDIGIRDGEFVALVGPSGCGKSTLLRMIAGLESVTGGEIRLGGRLVNDTPPRDRNIAMVFQNYALYPHMTVAENLGFALKLQGQPRDAIRRRVGEVAAILGLEALLGRTPRQLSGGQRQRVAMGRAIVRQPDAFLFDEPLSNLDAQLRVQVRTEIKALHQRLGTTTVYVTHDQVEAMTLADRIVVLKDGRVEQAGAPLELYDRPANAFVARFIGSPSMNFIPGRLELDGSPRVVTDDGLQLPLPRAPRARQGDRVLYGARPEHFALASGEDDEDGALPARVVVVEPTGAETQVTLSVGHGGHDVLAAFRDRITVRPGEPLWLRPQAAQAHVFDAASGARLN from the coding sequence ATGGCTGCGCTCACGCTGCATCAGATCACCAAGCACTACGGCGACACGCCCGTCATCCACGGCGTGGACATCGGCATCCGCGATGGCGAATTCGTGGCCCTCGTCGGCCCCTCGGGCTGCGGCAAGTCCACGCTGCTGCGCATGATCGCGGGGCTCGAATCCGTGACCGGCGGCGAGATCCGCCTGGGAGGGCGCCTGGTCAACGACACACCGCCGCGCGACCGCAACATCGCGATGGTGTTCCAGAACTACGCGCTCTACCCGCACATGACGGTCGCCGAGAACCTCGGCTTCGCGCTCAAGCTGCAGGGCCAGCCGCGCGATGCCATCCGGCGCCGCGTGGGCGAGGTGGCGGCCATCCTGGGGCTGGAGGCGCTGCTCGGCCGCACCCCGCGCCAGCTCTCGGGCGGCCAGCGCCAGCGCGTGGCCATGGGCCGCGCCATCGTGCGCCAGCCCGACGCCTTCCTGTTCGACGAACCGCTCTCCAACCTGGATGCGCAACTGCGCGTGCAGGTGCGTACAGAGATCAAGGCGCTGCACCAGCGCCTGGGCACCACCACGGTCTACGTGACGCACGACCAGGTCGAGGCGATGACGCTGGCCGACCGCATCGTGGTGCTGAAGGATGGCCGCGTGGAGCAGGCCGGCGCGCCGCTGGAGCTGTACGACCGCCCGGCCAACGCCTTCGTCGCGCGGTTCATCGGATCGCCTTCGATGAACTTCATCCCCGGCCGGCTGGAGCTGGACGGCAGCCCCCGCGTGGTGACCGACGACGGCCTGCAGTTGCCGCTGCCCCGCGCCCCGCGCGCGCGCCAGGGCGACCGCGTGCTGTACGGCGCGCGGCCCGAGCACTTCGCGCTGGCGAGCGGCGAAGATGACGAGGACGGCGCCCTGCCCGCCCGCGTGGTGGTGGTGGAGCCCACGGGTGCCGAGACGCAGGTGACGCTGTCGGTGGGCCACGGCGGCCACGACGTGCTGGCCGCGTTCCGCGACCGCATCACGGTGCGGCCCGGCGAGCCGCTCTGGCTGCGGCCCCAGGCGGCGCAGGCGCATGTGTTCGATGCCGCCAGCGGCGCGCGGCTGAACTAG
- a CDS encoding class I SAM-dependent methyltransferase, translating to MGDNRAVTTTEQHPSLSSALARRIADGIAEAGGWIGFDRFMEWALYTPGLGYYANALPKFGTLPQSGSDFVTAPELSPVFGQALARQVQDALDATGTDDVWEFGAGSGALAAQLLEALGDRVRRYTIVDLSGSLRERQRERLAPWGDRVQWAQALPERIEGVVVGNEVLDAMPVQLLARHGGAESSTWHERGVVVEPGDGGEPRFAWRDRPTPLRPPVEPEGPQDYLTEIHAQGEGFLRMLGQRLARGAAFLIDYGFPEAEYYHPQRHMGTLVCHRAHQVDSDPLVDVGAKDITAHVNFTAMAVAAQEAGLDVLGYTTQAHFLINCGLLALLEPLPQAQRAQAAKLMMEHEMGELFKVLAVGAGVPAWTPIGFTRGDRTHRL from the coding sequence ATGGGGGACAATCGGGCCGTGACGACGACAGAACAGCACCCCAGTTTATCGAGCGCCCTGGCCCGGCGCATCGCCGATGGTATCGCCGAGGCCGGCGGCTGGATCGGTTTCGACCGGTTCATGGAATGGGCCCTCTACACGCCCGGCCTGGGCTACTACGCCAACGCGCTCCCGAAATTCGGCACCCTGCCGCAGTCGGGCAGCGACTTCGTGACCGCGCCGGAACTCTCGCCCGTGTTCGGCCAGGCGCTGGCACGGCAGGTGCAGGACGCGCTGGACGCCACGGGCACCGACGATGTGTGGGAGTTCGGCGCCGGCTCCGGCGCGCTCGCCGCGCAACTGCTGGAGGCGCTCGGCGACCGCGTGCGGCGCTACACCATCGTGGACCTGTCGGGCAGCCTGCGCGAGCGCCAGCGCGAGCGGCTAGCCCCGTGGGGCGACCGCGTGCAGTGGGCCCAGGCCCTGCCGGAGCGCATCGAGGGCGTGGTGGTGGGCAACGAGGTGCTCGATGCCATGCCGGTGCAACTGCTGGCCCGCCACGGCGGCGCGGAAAGCAGCACGTGGCACGAGCGCGGCGTGGTCGTGGAGCCCGGTGACGGTGGCGAGCCCCGCTTCGCCTGGCGAGATCGCCCCACGCCTCTGCGCCCGCCCGTCGAGCCCGAAGGCCCGCAGGACTACCTCACCGAGATCCACGCGCAGGGCGAGGGCTTCCTGCGCATGCTGGGGCAGCGCCTGGCGCGCGGCGCGGCCTTCCTGATCGATTACGGCTTTCCCGAGGCCGAGTACTACCACCCGCAGCGCCACATGGGCACGCTGGTGTGCCACCGCGCCCACCAGGTCGATTCCGATCCGCTCGTCGACGTGGGGGCGAAGGACATCACCGCGCACGTCAACTTCACCGCCATGGCCGTGGCCGCGCAGGAGGCGGGGCTGGACGTGCTGGGCTACACGACGCAGGCGCACTTCCTCATCAACTGCGGCCTGCTTGCGCTGCTGGAGCCGCTGCCGCAGGCGCAGCGCGCGCAGGCCGCCAAGCTCATGATGGAGCACGAGATGGGCGAGCTGTTCAAGGTGCTGGCCGTGGGCGCGGGCGTGCCGGCCTGGACGCCGATCGGCTTTACGCGCGGGGACCGCACGCACCGCCTTTAG
- a CDS encoding SDR family oxidoreductase, which translates to MPSSASPRTVLVTGAARRLGREIALALAAAGWRVAVHYRGSREDALRTAADCAALTPGSAAFDADFHDEAAVRALLPRVAEALGTVDAVVNSASLFEHDDVESFGFAALEKHLRSNTAAPILLAQALHAHLASRDGAPADHPQGVVVNLLDQKLWNPNPDFLSYTLSKAALESATTLLAQALAPRVRVVGVAPGLTLTSHMLSDEKFRELHRQSPLGRSSTPEDVAAAVRFALENRSITGTTLLVDGGQHLMRFERDFSLM; encoded by the coding sequence ATGCCCTCTTCCGCTTCCCCCCGTACCGTGCTGGTCACCGGCGCCGCCCGGCGCCTCGGCCGCGAGATCGCCCTGGCGCTCGCCGCGGCGGGCTGGCGCGTGGCCGTGCATTACCGCGGCTCGCGCGAAGACGCCCTGCGCACGGCCGCCGACTGCGCCGCGCTCACTCCGGGCAGCGCCGCCTTCGATGCGGACTTCCACGACGAGGCCGCCGTGCGCGCCCTGCTGCCGCGGGTGGCCGAGGCGCTCGGCACGGTGGATGCCGTGGTCAACAGCGCCTCGCTCTTCGAGCACGACGACGTGGAGAGCTTCGGCTTCGCGGCTCTCGAGAAGCACCTGCGCAGCAACACCGCCGCGCCGATCCTGCTGGCGCAGGCGCTGCATGCGCACCTGGCCTCGCGCGACGGCGCACCAGCCGACCACCCGCAGGGCGTGGTCGTGAACCTGCTCGACCAGAAGCTCTGGAACCCGAACCCCGACTTCCTGAGCTACACGCTCTCCAAGGCCGCGCTCGAATCGGCCACCACCCTGCTCGCGCAGGCCCTGGCCCCGCGCGTGCGCGTGGTGGGCGTGGCGCCCGGCCTCACGCTCACCAGCCACATGCTGTCCGACGAGAAATTCCGCGAACTGCACCGGCAGAGCCCCCTGGGCCGCTCCTCCACGCCCGAGGACGTGGCCGCGGCCGTGCGCTTCGCGCTGGAGAACCGCTCGATCACCGGCACCACGCTGCTCGTGGACGGCGGGCAGCACCTGATGCGCTTCGAGCGCGACTTCTCGCTCATGTGA
- a CDS encoding dihydroneopterin aldolase: MHHDGGLQILTLTGLRFDANLGILDHEKTAPQPIQVDAELNQGRQPLLPHDDDIGHVLDYRKVRQIIIDECTAEHVNLLESLIGKLTRRLMQLPGVIGVRVKIAKLEIFDDCEVAIRMECGEW, encoded by the coding sequence ATGCACCACGACGGCGGCCTGCAGATCCTCACGCTCACCGGACTGCGCTTCGATGCCAACCTGGGCATCCTCGACCACGAGAAAACCGCGCCCCAGCCCATCCAGGTGGATGCGGAGCTCAACCAGGGCCGCCAGCCGTTGCTGCCGCACGACGACGACATCGGCCACGTGCTGGACTACCGCAAGGTGAGACAGATCATCATCGACGAATGCACGGCCGAGCACGTGAACCTGCTGGAGAGCCTGATCGGCAAGCTCACGCGCCGCCTGATGCAGTTGCCGGGTGTGATCGGCGTGCGCGTGAAGATCGCCAAGCTCGAAATCTTCGACGACTGCGAGGTGGCGATACGGATGGAATGCGGGGAGTGGTGA
- a CDS encoding YbdD/YjiX family protein has translation MQAVATGGRYLAQSLRLMVGLPDYDAYLTHRERTHPGEPVMSYAEFFRERQDARYGGNGRIGRCC, from the coding sequence GTGCAGGCCGTCGCTACGGGCGGGCGCTACCTCGCGCAGTCGCTGCGCCTCATGGTGGGCCTGCCCGACTACGACGCCTATCTGACCCACCGCGAGCGCACGCATCCCGGGGAACCGGTCATGAGCTATGCCGAGTTCTTCCGGGAGCGCCAGGACGCGCGCTACGGTGGCAACGGGCGCATCGGGCGCTGCTGCTGA
- a CDS encoding carbon starvation CstA family protein, producing MPLIRRHLVWLCIAVLGAWALGTVALTRGEAVSALWIVVAAVCVYLIAYRYYSLFIAQRVLGLDAKRSTPAWRHNDGLDYVPTNKHVLFGHHFAAIAGAGPLVGPVLAAQMGYVPGLLWLLAGVVFAGAVQDFIVLFISTRRDGRSLGDLVKQEMGTVPGLIALFGTFMIMIIILAVLALIVVKALAESPWGAFTVAATIPVALFMGVYLRFLRPGRIAEVSVIGFVLLMAAIFGGQAVAAHPTWGPIFTFSGTTLTWMLIGYGFVAASLPVWLLLAPRDYLSTFLKIGTIVALAIGIVVVAPTLEMPAITQFVQGNGPVWAGSLFPFLFITIACGAVSGFHALISSGTTPKMLENETHARYIGYGGMLAESFVAVMALVAASCINPGIYFAMNSPAALVGTTPEAVAQTLSTWGFVITPDMLVQTAKDVGEHTILGRAGGAPTLAVGMAHILHQVVGGPAMMAFWYHFAILFEALFILTAVDAGTRAGRFMLQDLLGSFVPALKRTDSLPANLVATALCVGAWGYFLYQGVVDPLGGINTLWPLFGISNQMLAAVALMLGTVVLFRMKRERFAWVTIAPAAWLLACTLTAGWQKIFSADPKIGFLSHAAKYAEGIAQGTVIAPARTAEAMSRIVLNDRINAGLCALFIFVVLSVLVYSVRACLQARAANRPTAQETPFEALPEGAR from the coding sequence ATGCCCCTCATCCGCCGCCACCTGGTGTGGCTCTGCATCGCCGTGCTCGGCGCCTGGGCGCTCGGCACCGTCGCGCTGACGCGCGGCGAGGCCGTCAGCGCGCTCTGGATCGTCGTCGCGGCGGTCTGCGTCTATCTGATCGCCTACCGCTACTACAGCCTGTTCATCGCCCAGCGCGTGCTGGGGCTGGATGCCAAGCGTTCCACGCCGGCCTGGCGCCACAACGACGGGCTGGACTACGTGCCCACCAACAAGCACGTGCTGTTCGGCCACCACTTCGCCGCCATCGCGGGCGCGGGGCCGCTGGTGGGCCCGGTGCTGGCCGCGCAGATGGGCTACGTGCCCGGCCTCTTGTGGCTGCTGGCGGGCGTGGTGTTCGCGGGTGCGGTGCAGGATTTCATCGTGCTCTTCATCTCCACGCGGCGCGACGGCCGCTCGCTGGGCGACCTCGTCAAGCAGGAGATGGGCACCGTGCCGGGGCTGATCGCGCTCTTCGGCACCTTCATGATCATGATCATCATCCTGGCCGTGCTGGCGCTGATCGTGGTGAAGGCGCTGGCCGAATCGCCCTGGGGCGCGTTCACCGTGGCGGCGACCATCCCCGTGGCGCTCTTCATGGGCGTGTACCTGCGCTTCCTGCGCCCGGGCCGCATCGCCGAGGTGTCCGTCATCGGCTTCGTGCTGCTGATGGCAGCGATCTTCGGCGGGCAGGCCGTGGCCGCGCACCCCACCTGGGGGCCGATATTCACCTTCTCGGGCACCACGCTCACCTGGATGCTGATCGGCTATGGCTTCGTCGCCGCCTCGCTGCCGGTGTGGCTGCTGCTCGCGCCGCGCGACTACCTCTCCACCTTCCTGAAGATCGGCACCATCGTGGCGCTGGCCATCGGCATCGTGGTGGTGGCGCCCACGCTGGAGATGCCGGCCATCACGCAGTTCGTGCAGGGCAACGGCCCGGTCTGGGCGGGCAGCCTGTTCCCGTTCCTCTTCATCACCATCGCCTGCGGCGCGGTGTCGGGCTTCCACGCGCTGATCTCCTCGGGCACCACGCCCAAGATGCTCGAGAACGAAACCCACGCGCGCTACATCGGCTACGGCGGCATGCTGGCCGAATCCTTCGTCGCCGTGATGGCGCTGGTGGCCGCCTCGTGCATCAACCCCGGCATCTACTTCGCGATGAACAGCCCCGCGGCGCTCGTGGGCACCACGCCCGAGGCCGTGGCGCAGACGCTCTCCACCTGGGGCTTCGTGATCACGCCCGACATGCTGGTGCAAACCGCCAAGGACGTGGGCGAGCACACCATCCTGGGCCGTGCCGGCGGCGCGCCGACGCTCGCGGTGGGCATGGCGCACATCCTGCACCAGGTGGTGGGCGGGCCGGCCATGATGGCCTTCTGGTACCACTTCGCGATCCTGTTCGAGGCGCTCTTCATCCTGACGGCGGTGGACGCCGGCACGCGTGCGGGCCGCTTCATGCTGCAGGACCTGCTGGGCAGCTTCGTGCCCGCGCTCAAGCGCACCGATTCGCTGCCGGCCAATCTGGTCGCCACCGCGCTGTGCGTGGGTGCCTGGGGCTACTTCCTCTACCAGGGCGTGGTCGATCCGCTGGGCGGCATCAACACGCTGTGGCCGCTGTTCGGCATTTCCAACCAGATGCTGGCCGCCGTGGCGCTGATGCTGGGCACCGTGGTGCTGTTCCGCATGAAGCGCGAGCGCTTCGCCTGGGTGACCATCGCCCCGGCTGCCTGGTTGCTGGCCTGCACGCTCACGGCCGGCTGGCAGAAGATCTTCTCGGCCGACCCGAAGATCGGCTTCCTGTCGCACGCCGCGAAGTACGCCGAAGGCATCGCCCAGGGCACCGTGATCGCGCCGGCCAGGACGGCCGAGGCCATGTCGCGCATCGTGCTCAACGACCGGATCAACGCCGGGCTGTGCGCGCTGTTCATCTTCGTGGTGCTGAGCGTGCTGGTCTACAGCGTGCGGGCCTGCCTGCAGGCCCGCGCCGCGAACCGCCCCACGGCGCAGGAAACGCCGTTCGAGGCCCTGCCGGAGGGTGCTCGGTGA